One window of Posidoniimonas polymericola genomic DNA carries:
- a CDS encoding N-acetylglucosamine-6-phosphate deacetylase — protein MFDIQVNGYGGVDFNADGLSVAEFERACERLEADGVGAILATVITTSLDAMSGRIRRIAEAVEQSAVVGRVIRGIHVEGPFISGAAGYVGAHPTRHVLPATPDAARRLVDAGAGLVKLLTLAPEHDAGHATTRSLVDSGVVVAAGHCNPALDELDAAIDAGLSMFTHLGNGCPREQDRHDNIINRVLSRSRALWVCFIADGVHVPLFALRNYLSVVGVDRAIVVSDAIAAAGQGPGVYSLSGMDVVVDEDLATWSADRKNLMGSACPLPLGVANLVERLGVSEDDATRMTHHNPWRALGGT, from the coding sequence ATGTTCGACATCCAGGTCAACGGCTACGGCGGAGTCGACTTCAACGCCGACGGACTGAGCGTCGCGGAGTTCGAGCGGGCGTGCGAACGCCTGGAGGCCGACGGCGTCGGCGCTATCCTCGCCACGGTGATCACCACGTCGCTCGACGCGATGAGCGGCCGGATCCGTCGCATCGCCGAGGCGGTCGAGCAGTCGGCAGTGGTCGGCCGTGTGATCCGTGGGATCCACGTCGAGGGCCCGTTCATTAGCGGCGCGGCGGGGTACGTCGGAGCGCACCCGACTCGGCACGTCCTGCCCGCAACGCCCGACGCGGCCCGCCGGCTGGTGGACGCCGGAGCCGGGCTGGTAAAGCTACTGACGCTCGCCCCCGAGCACGACGCCGGCCACGCGACCACGCGCTCGCTTGTCGACAGCGGGGTCGTCGTCGCGGCCGGGCACTGCAACCCTGCGCTCGACGAGCTCGACGCGGCGATCGACGCCGGGCTCTCGATGTTCACGCACCTCGGAAACGGCTGCCCACGGGAACAGGACCGGCACGACAACATCATCAACCGCGTGCTGAGCCGCTCGCGGGCGCTGTGGGTCTGCTTCATTGCAGACGGCGTCCACGTGCCGCTGTTCGCGCTACGCAACTACCTGTCGGTGGTCGGCGTCGATCGGGCGATTGTCGTCAGCGACGCCATCGCCGCCGCCGGCCAGGGCCCGGGCGTCTACTCGCTCAGCGGCATGGACGTTGTTGTGGACGAGGATCTGGCGACCTGGTCGGCCGATCGCAAGAACCTGATGGGCTCTGCCTGCCCGCTCCCGCTGGGGGTCGCCAATCTGGTGGAGCGGCTGGGGGTCTCGGAGGACGACGCCACGCGGATGACGCACCACAACCCGTGGCGGGCGTTGGGCGGTACGTAG
- a CDS encoding glycerol-3-phosphate dehydrogenase/oxidase, whose translation MSDRATSNPTTTLGDGCFDVLVVGGGIVGAGVARDAALRGLRTALVEQNDFASGTSSRSSRLLHGGIRYLAQGRVGLVFEANSEKGVVGHIAPHLCQPLPFLFPTRKKTDWQRWKLSVGVRLYDLLCGRRRMGRSSTLSVAGMLSRLPGLNDTRLTGGVRYFDALTNDSRLVIDTLRSAANAGATLANYTRLEEANPSDGEWECRLQTAGGETIACRARAVVNATGPWSDQLPQSSTSLRLTKGVHLVVDRSRLPVPEAVVMTEGDRILFAIPWGERVILGTTDTDYDGPIGAPTCDPEDVDYVLEVTNNAFPQAGLTTADVNSTWVGLRPLVAQKNGDPSDISRRHEVTTVHAGWWDVTGGKLTTYRLMAQEAVDAVASRLGASAMGCRTATTALLDESQLHGSGLLPPPVTEEAVQHFCRNEWARHLDDVMVRRSSWIHYEKDAGQVARQVAGWMASELGWSRQRLEDELASMTPPTSMIDFANHPHFLATSDPSEFCRERRQPQAAPSTLE comes from the coding sequence ATGTCTGATCGAGCTACCTCCAATCCGACAACCACCTTGGGCGACGGGTGCTTTGATGTCCTCGTAGTTGGGGGCGGAATCGTCGGCGCCGGCGTTGCACGCGATGCGGCCCTTCGCGGCCTGCGGACCGCCCTGGTTGAGCAGAACGACTTTGCCTCGGGCACGAGCAGCCGCTCGAGCCGGTTGCTGCACGGCGGAATCCGCTACCTGGCGCAGGGGAGGGTCGGTCTCGTTTTTGAGGCGAATAGCGAGAAAGGGGTGGTGGGGCACATCGCGCCGCACCTGTGCCAGCCGCTCCCGTTCCTGTTCCCCACCCGCAAAAAGACCGACTGGCAGCGCTGGAAGCTGTCGGTCGGCGTGCGGCTTTACGATCTGCTCTGCGGCCGCCGCAGGATGGGCCGCAGCAGCACCCTGAGCGTCGCGGGGATGCTCAGCCGCCTGCCGGGGCTCAACGACACGCGGCTCACCGGAGGGGTCCGGTACTTTGACGCCCTGACCAACGACTCGCGTCTTGTCATCGACACACTCCGCTCCGCGGCGAACGCCGGCGCGACCCTCGCCAACTACACGCGGCTGGAAGAGGCGAACCCCTCCGACGGCGAGTGGGAATGCCGGCTGCAGACCGCCGGCGGCGAGACCATCGCCTGCCGCGCCCGGGCCGTGGTCAACGCCACCGGTCCGTGGTCGGACCAGCTCCCCCAATCCAGCACCTCGCTACGCCTGACGAAGGGCGTGCACCTGGTTGTCGATCGATCACGGCTGCCGGTGCCTGAAGCCGTTGTCATGACCGAGGGCGACCGCATCTTGTTCGCCATCCCGTGGGGTGAACGGGTCATCCTAGGCACTACCGACACCGACTACGACGGCCCAATCGGCGCGCCAACCTGCGACCCCGAGGACGTCGACTACGTGCTCGAGGTGACGAACAACGCCTTCCCGCAAGCCGGCCTCACAACCGCTGATGTTAACAGCACGTGGGTTGGGCTCCGGCCGCTGGTCGCGCAGAAGAACGGCGATCCTTCCGACATCTCGCGGCGGCACGAAGTCACCACGGTCCACGCCGGCTGGTGGGACGTTACCGGTGGAAAGCTGACCACCTACCGCCTGATGGCCCAAGAAGCAGTCGATGCGGTCGCCAGCCGCCTGGGCGCGTCCGCCATGGGGTGCCGGACCGCCACGACGGCACTGCTCGATGAGAGCCAGCTCCACGGCAGCGGGCTCTTGCCGCCACCGGTGACGGAAGAGGCCGTGCAGCACTTCTGCCGAAACGAATGGGCCAGACACCTCGACGACGTCATGGTCCGGCGGAGCAGTTGGATCCACTACGAGAAAGACGCCGGGCAGGTGGCCCGCCAGGTCGCGGGGTGGATGGCGTCGGAACTGGGCTGGTCGCGGCAACGGCTCGAGGACGAGCTCGCCAGCATGACGCCGCCCACCAGCATGATAGATTTCGCAAATCACCCTCACTTTTTGGCGACTAGCGATCCATCGGAGTTTTGTCGCGAACGGCGCCAGCCACAAGCGGCCCCCTCGACATTGGAGTAG
- a CDS encoding MFS transporter, protein MASPLQKLRAYYAPPPAQPRVSPEEAARLYPSYRWRALEATFIGYATFYLVRNNLGIVAKDVEDALLYSKSMIGDILAITAISYGISKFVMGSISDRSDPRKFMATGLLLSAVLNFAFGGFENYYVHLALWSMNGFAQGMGWPPCGRVMGHWYSESERGFTFSIWNTSHNLGGAIAGILTAEAVTRYGGWQYAFYVPGALAAIGAAYLFIRLRDTPQSVGLPPIEEFRDDYPANQERGDIERELSTRELLLDRVLANKYVWLLAIANFFAYITRYSMLDWGPTYLREIKGADISQAAWAISSLELAGIPSTIFLGWVSDKLGGRRGMVAALSMLPIIFAFAAIPFVPPGYLWVDVCLLGVVGFFIYPVINLITIAALDVVSKKAIGAAAGFIGLFGYIGRTIQAKGFGWGVDVYTASHDKLTAWNGVLAVIVASGVIAAVLLAFTWNLRTRE, encoded by the coding sequence ATGGCATCGCCACTCCAGAAGCTGAGAGCGTACTACGCGCCGCCACCTGCCCAGCCGCGTGTCTCGCCGGAGGAGGCCGCGCGGCTCTACCCCTCGTACCGCTGGCGGGCGTTGGAGGCGACCTTCATCGGCTACGCAACGTTCTACCTGGTGCGGAACAACCTCGGCATTGTCGCCAAGGACGTCGAGGACGCGCTGCTGTACAGCAAGTCGATGATCGGCGACATCCTGGCCATCACGGCGATCAGCTACGGTATTTCAAAGTTCGTGATGGGCTCGATCTCCGACCGCAGCGACCCCCGCAAGTTCATGGCGACCGGCCTGCTGCTGTCGGCCGTGCTCAACTTCGCCTTCGGCGGCTTTGAGAACTACTACGTCCACCTGGCGCTGTGGTCGATGAACGGCTTCGCCCAGGGCATGGGCTGGCCGCCTTGCGGCCGCGTCATGGGCCACTGGTACAGCGAGTCCGAACGGGGTTTCACGTTCAGCATCTGGAACACATCGCACAACCTGGGCGGCGCGATCGCCGGCATCCTCACCGCCGAGGCGGTGACGCGGTACGGGGGGTGGCAGTACGCGTTCTACGTGCCCGGGGCGCTCGCCGCGATTGGGGCGGCCTACCTTTTCATCCGCCTGCGCGACACGCCGCAGTCGGTCGGGCTGCCCCCGATCGAGGAGTTCCGCGACGACTACCCCGCCAATCAGGAACGCGGCGACATCGAGCGCGAGCTCTCGACCCGCGAGCTGCTGCTCGACAGGGTGCTGGCCAACAAGTACGTCTGGCTGCTGGCGATCGCGAACTTCTTCGCGTACATCACCCGCTACAGCATGCTCGACTGGGGCCCGACCTACCTGCGTGAGATCAAGGGCGCCGACATCAGCCAGGCCGCCTGGGCGATCTCGAGCCTGGAGCTGGCCGGCATCCCGTCCACCATCTTCTTGGGCTGGGTGTCGGACAAGCTCGGCGGCCGGCGCGGCATGGTTGCCGCGTTGTCGATGCTCCCCATCATCTTCGCGTTCGCGGCGATCCCGTTCGTGCCGCCCGGCTACCTCTGGGTCGACGTCTGCCTGCTGGGCGTGGTCGGATTCTTTATTTACCCGGTGATCAACCTGATCACGATCGCCGCCCTCGACGTGGTTTCCAAGAAAGCGATCGGCGCCGCGGCCGGGTTCATTGGACTCTTCGGCTACATCGGCCGCACGATCCAGGCGAAGGGCTTCGGCTGGGGGGTCGACGTCTACACCGCCTCGCACGACAAGCTGACCGCGTGGAACGGCGTGCTGGCGGTGATCGTCGCGTCCGGGGTGATCGCGGCGGTGCTGCTGGCGTTCACGTGGAACCTGCGGACCCGTGAGTAG
- a CDS encoding lamin tail domain-containing protein: MPARPILTAATAVLCLAVHRPEAWGDVLISEVMYNVQGADVEAGVFNKEWIELFNSGDQVVDLGDWSIGDLQDGDFASRFPDRTLLYPNEAMVVTGDAATFDAMWGSGIKRIEVQNFPALANSPSATNETLAIRNAAGVIVDSVNLQQSGGWPRIDGSDGHAISLLPQGLSVAGNDVGANWSPSIMGVYGGWFSDVGDLGENHGSPGFVATEQQSPFAPSPDADWSMVVLPDTQNYVKSTQYRNTLTQMTQWAVDNREAFKIQLVLQEGDIVNNNNTNNPTSGDQVSSQQWANAKASMGVLDGQLPYILAAGNHDYGTTDAQNRLTELNNYFAASDNPLNDPAQGGIMAGQKDPGRLENAYYDFVAPDGRKMLVLSLEWEPRPETVAWANQIAADPQYADHTAVLLTHAYAYGSERRYSGSRVEADADGEELWQDLVSQHGNFELVFNGHFGGDGAGYVGSRGAGGSVHQMFFNTQFQTNAGGGWLRLVEFLEDGRTVRVRTYSPYYDLYRTDHANAFDLAVSLNLAGDFNRDSVVDAADYAIWREAVNTGSLAADANGDLLVDQADYEIWRLNFGRRAAGSTPAAAPEPSTLVLAFTTLTVLGRRRATPPRPGRPIHYARRSAA, translated from the coding sequence ATGCCTGCCCGACCGATCCTCACCGCCGCTACAGCCGTCCTGTGCCTGGCCGTACACCGACCGGAGGCGTGGGGCGACGTCCTCATTTCCGAGGTGATGTACAACGTCCAGGGAGCCGACGTTGAGGCCGGGGTCTTCAACAAGGAGTGGATCGAGCTCTTCAACTCGGGCGATCAGGTTGTGGACCTGGGCGACTGGTCGATCGGCGACTTGCAGGACGGCGACTTCGCCAGCCGATTTCCAGACCGCACGCTGCTCTACCCCAACGAAGCCATGGTGGTTACCGGCGACGCCGCAACGTTCGACGCGATGTGGGGCTCCGGCATCAAACGCATCGAGGTGCAGAATTTCCCCGCCCTAGCGAACAGCCCGTCCGCCACCAACGAGACGCTCGCTATCCGCAACGCCGCGGGTGTGATCGTGGACTCGGTCAACCTTCAGCAGTCGGGTGGCTGGCCCCGGATCGACGGATCGGACGGCCACGCCATCTCGCTGCTGCCGCAGGGGCTGAGCGTCGCGGGCAACGACGTCGGCGCCAACTGGTCGCCGTCGATTATGGGCGTGTACGGCGGTTGGTTTTCGGACGTCGGCGACCTGGGCGAGAACCACGGCTCGCCCGGATTCGTCGCGACCGAGCAGCAGTCGCCGTTCGCGCCGTCGCCGGACGCGGACTGGTCGATGGTGGTGCTGCCCGACACGCAAAACTACGTGAAGTCGACCCAATACCGCAACACCCTCACGCAGATGACGCAGTGGGCAGTCGACAACCGCGAGGCGTTCAAGATCCAGCTTGTGCTGCAGGAGGGCGACATTGTCAACAACAACAACACCAACAACCCAACCTCGGGCGACCAGGTCAGCAGTCAGCAGTGGGCCAACGCCAAGGCGTCGATGGGCGTCCTGGACGGGCAGCTGCCGTACATCTTGGCGGCGGGCAATCACGACTACGGCACGACCGACGCCCAGAACCGTTTGACCGAGCTGAACAACTACTTCGCGGCGTCGGACAACCCACTGAACGACCCGGCCCAGGGCGGGATCATGGCCGGGCAGAAAGACCCCGGGCGGCTCGAGAACGCCTACTACGACTTCGTCGCGCCCGACGGGCGGAAGATGCTGGTCCTCTCCTTGGAATGGGAGCCCCGCCCGGAAACGGTCGCGTGGGCGAACCAGATCGCGGCGGACCCGCAGTACGCCGACCACACCGCGGTGCTGCTGACCCACGCCTACGCGTACGGCAGCGAGCGGCGCTACTCCGGGAGCCGGGTCGAAGCCGACGCCGACGGCGAGGAGCTGTGGCAGGACCTGGTTTCGCAGCACGGCAACTTCGAGCTGGTGTTCAACGGTCACTTCGGCGGAGACGGCGCGGGCTACGTCGGCAGCCGCGGCGCCGGCGGCTCCGTGCATCAGATGTTTTTCAACACCCAGTTCCAGACCAACGCGGGCGGCGGCTGGCTCCGGCTGGTGGAGTTCCTGGAGGACGGCCGGACCGTGCGGGTGCGGACCTACTCGCCCTACTACGACCTCTACCGCACGGACCACGCCAACGCGTTCGATCTGGCGGTGTCGCTGAACCTGGCGGGCGATTTTAACCGCGACTCCGTGGTCGACGCCGCCGACTACGCCATCTGGCGCGAAGCTGTAAACACCGGGTCGCTGGCGGCCGACGCCAACGGCGACCTGCTCGTCGACCAGGCGGACTACGAAATCTGGAGGCTCAATTTCGGCCGCAGGGCGGCGGGCTCTACGCCCGCGGCCGCGCCCGAGCCTTCAACGCTGGTCCTGGCCTTCACGACGCTGACGGTGCTCGGCCGCCGACGCGCAACGCCTCCGCGGCCCGGGCGCCCCATCCATTACGCTAGGAGATCTGCTGCTTGA
- a CDS encoding glucosamine-6-phosphate deaminase has product MQTSVYADSRQAGEAAARDGAELIRQAIADRGSASIIVATGASQFDMLSRLVEAPGVDWNRVTMFHLDEYVGLPIAHPASFRRYLWERFISRLPLPLAAFQLLDGETDAAAECRRVSAMIQQHEVDVAFVGIGENGHLAFNDPPADFETDTPYIVVELDEACRRQQVGEGWFPGLESTPTQAISMSIRQILKSKAIVCTVPDERKAQAVQRALEGEVCRQTPASILQQHEQTRVYLDEAAASRLSNAPQA; this is encoded by the coding sequence ATGCAGACTTCGGTGTACGCGGACAGTCGACAAGCTGGCGAGGCCGCGGCCCGCGACGGAGCCGAGCTCATCCGTCAGGCCATCGCCGACCGTGGATCGGCCAGCATCATCGTGGCGACCGGGGCCTCGCAGTTCGACATGCTGAGCCGCCTGGTCGAGGCCCCCGGCGTCGACTGGAACCGCGTCACGATGTTCCACCTCGACGAGTACGTCGGGCTGCCGATCGCCCACCCGGCTTCGTTCCGCCGCTACCTGTGGGAACGCTTTATTAGCAGGCTGCCGCTGCCGCTCGCCGCGTTCCAACTGCTCGACGGCGAGACCGACGCCGCGGCGGAGTGCCGGCGCGTCTCGGCAATGATCCAGCAGCACGAGGTAGACGTCGCATTCGTCGGCATCGGCGAGAACGGCCACCTGGCCTTCAACGACCCGCCGGCCGACTTCGAAACCGACACGCCGTACATTGTCGTCGAGCTCGACGAGGCCTGCCGCCGTCAGCAGGTCGGCGAGGGGTGGTTCCCGGGACTCGAGTCGACGCCGACCCAGGCGATCTCGATGAGCATCCGCCAGATCCTGAAGAGCAAGGCCATCGTCTGCACCGTGCCGGACGAGCGGAAGGCGCAGGCCGTGCAGCGGGCCCTCGAGGGCGAGGTCTGCCGCCAGACGCCCGCGTCGATCCTCCAGCAGCACGAGCAGACACGCGTCTACCTCGACGAGGCGGCGGCGTCGCGGCTGAGCAACGCCCCGCAGGCCTAG
- a CDS encoding GntR family transcriptional regulator, which translates to MARVAKQRKHTFRPERYPAVLPIVDGDEGEPSLVDRVADSVIAKIVRKELDAGARLRSTRLAEELGVSRTPVSTAMARLATEGLLVQKTNHQAELAAGAAEWLLQIHKLRQLVEPEAAAMATGSLPAEVVDDLWALCHDAKPNRSGEWKPAAQYFDFALHLAIAEYCGNLAMKATIRKCWSYKRLSYRISGGCQSALKPEYLQHVQILEALSQGDADQAGSQMAEHLRVASALRTSRRVV; encoded by the coding sequence ATGGCCCGGGTTGCAAAGCAGCGAAAGCACACGTTCCGTCCCGAGCGTTACCCGGCGGTCCTGCCCATCGTTGACGGGGACGAGGGCGAGCCCTCGCTGGTCGACCGGGTGGCGGATAGCGTCATCGCGAAGATCGTCCGCAAGGAGCTGGACGCCGGCGCGCGGCTCCGCTCCACGCGCCTGGCCGAGGAGTTGGGCGTCAGCCGCACACCGGTCTCGACCGCCATGGCCCGTCTCGCGACCGAGGGACTCCTGGTCCAGAAGACCAACCACCAAGCGGAACTGGCCGCCGGAGCCGCCGAGTGGCTGCTGCAGATCCACAAGCTGCGGCAACTGGTGGAGCCCGAAGCCGCCGCGATGGCGACCGGCAGCCTGCCGGCCGAAGTTGTCGACGACCTCTGGGCCCTGTGCCACGACGCCAAGCCGAACAGGTCCGGCGAATGGAAGCCGGCCGCGCAGTATTTCGACTTCGCCCTGCACCTGGCGATCGCCGAGTACTGCGGCAACCTGGCGATGAAGGCCACCATCCGCAAGTGCTGGTCGTACAAACGGCTCTCCTACCGGATTTCCGGCGGCTGCCAGTCCGCCCTGAAGCCCGAGTACCTGCAGCACGTCCAGATCCTCGAGGCCCTCTCTCAGGGCGACGCCGATCAGGCGGGCAGCCAGATGGCCGAGCACCTGCGGGTCGCGTCGGCGCTGCGGACGTCGCGCCGCGTTGTCTAG
- a CDS encoding DUF1559 family PulG-like putative transporter: protein MELLVVIAIIGVLIALLLPAVQAAREAARVSQCKNNLSQIGKGLLNFESAQNHFPGGWDTRGLGWSGQILPYVEEQSLYDMLAETTSTKIIPGVGQVKTTAFVWTTGPNAQVLATPIAMYRCPSSSQAARTFNGIPNRQPTEYGACVSSNVTCDNTAGGCQVPGTLSIDQALEDHNGMFFQDSDVRFAEILDGSSKTIAVGERHTDLDTTLDNNSMDFWPVGSSDIGKTPGANEWTEFVASTQVPLNYWADATANGRHVELAFGSWHAAPVAQFLHADGSVHLLSDDIDPEIYAAMGSRNGQIERERMYLRE from the coding sequence GTGGAACTGCTTGTCGTTATCGCCATTATAGGTGTTCTGATCGCGCTCTTGCTGCCCGCAGTGCAGGCGGCGCGTGAGGCGGCGCGGGTCTCGCAGTGCAAGAACAACCTCTCGCAGATCGGTAAGGGGCTGCTGAACTTTGAGTCGGCCCAGAATCACTTCCCAGGCGGTTGGGACACCCGCGGCCTGGGCTGGTCGGGTCAGATTCTCCCGTACGTCGAGGAGCAGTCGCTGTATGATATGCTCGCCGAGACTACTTCCACCAAGATTATCCCGGGGGTCGGGCAGGTAAAAACCACTGCGTTTGTTTGGACTACCGGCCCCAACGCACAGGTGCTCGCCACTCCAATAGCGATGTACCGATGCCCGTCCTCCTCGCAGGCGGCAAGAACTTTCAACGGTATTCCTAACCGCCAGCCGACCGAATACGGCGCCTGTGTGTCGTCGAACGTGACCTGCGACAATACCGCCGGCGGGTGTCAGGTCCCCGGCACGCTCTCTATCGACCAGGCGCTAGAAGACCACAACGGCATGTTCTTTCAAGACAGCGACGTTCGCTTCGCCGAGATACTCGACGGTTCTTCCAAGACGATCGCGGTAGGCGAGCGCCACACCGATCTCGACACTACCCTCGACAACAACTCGATGGACTTTTGGCCAGTCGGCTCCTCTGACATCGGCAAGACGCCCGGCGCCAACGAGTGGACGGAGTTTGTCGCGTCGACGCAGGTGCCGCTCAATTACTGGGCTGACGCTACCGCGAACGGTCGGCATGTCGAGCTGGCGTTCGGTAGCTGGCACGCGGCCCCCGTGGCGCAATTCCTTCATGCCGATGGTTCGGTGCACCTGCTGTCTGACGATATCGACCCGGAGATCTATGCGGCAATGGGCAGCCGCAACGGTCAGATTGAACGTGAGCGGATGTATCTGCGGGAGTAG
- a CDS encoding glycerol-3-phosphate responsive antiterminator — protein sequence MRILDCFRAPVIPVLWDPRPHADALSYASMAILQGGAIADLPQTLDALSLPEFQHLAVFVHIDLIAGLENSEAGLEYLRGFDRVQGIVSVHHYLARPARKAGLLSITRVFISDSRAVDRGVNVVQKSKPDAVEILPAAVAIKVGPKFEKCPVPRIAGGLCTTESDVRETLASGCRAVSCTDPKLWELNRTHQA from the coding sequence ATGAGAATTCTCGACTGCTTCAGGGCGCCAGTAATCCCTGTTCTCTGGGACCCGCGGCCCCACGCTGACGCGCTCTCCTACGCGTCGATGGCGATCTTGCAGGGCGGGGCGATCGCCGACCTGCCCCAGACGCTCGACGCCCTCTCGCTCCCCGAGTTCCAGCACCTGGCGGTCTTCGTCCACATCGACCTCATCGCGGGGCTCGAGAACAGCGAAGCCGGCCTCGAGTACCTCCGCGGCTTCGACCGCGTCCAGGGGATCGTCAGCGTGCACCACTACCTCGCACGGCCGGCGCGCAAGGCGGGCCTGCTATCGATTACCCGTGTCTTTATCTCGGATAGCCGCGCTGTCGACCGCGGGGTGAATGTGGTTCAGAAGTCAAAGCCCGACGCCGTTGAGATCCTCCCCGCCGCGGTCGCGATCAAGGTCGGACCCAAGTTCGAGAAGTGCCCTGTCCCCCGCATCGCCGGCGGGCTTTGCACCACCGAAAGCGACGTCCGCGAGACGCTGGCGAGCGGCTGCCGCGCGGTCTCCTGCACCGACCCGAAACTCTGGGAGCTGAACCGCACCCACCAGGCCTAA
- a CDS encoding HAD-IIA family hydrolase, giving the protein MSDRLRVVKHFVLDMDGTIYLGGALFPTTLPFLQTLAELGIGHTFLTNNNSLSRADYVRKLAGLGVAADDNQVYSSAHATIHYLQTEAPQARRLFVVGTPALLGEFAAAGYDCVDSDPDALVVGFDTALPYDRLCRASYLAAQGLPYVATHPDFVCPTDQPTVLPDCGAVCALIKAAVGREPDAVPGKPNGAMLHGIRQRHGLTPAEVAVVGDRIYTDVRMGRDAGALAILTLTGEAGEEDVSRAAPEARPDLVIRGLDSLAEQLRAAHQTA; this is encoded by the coding sequence ATGTCCGATCGCCTCCGAGTCGTCAAACACTTTGTGCTGGACATGGACGGCACGATCTACCTGGGCGGCGCCCTCTTCCCAACGACCCTCCCCTTCCTGCAGACGCTCGCCGAGCTCGGCATCGGTCACACCTTCCTGACCAACAACAACTCGCTGAGCCGCGCCGACTACGTCCGCAAGCTCGCCGGGCTGGGGGTCGCCGCCGACGACAATCAGGTCTACTCCTCGGCCCACGCGACCATCCACTACTTGCAGACCGAGGCGCCCCAGGCCCGACGCCTGTTTGTCGTGGGAACCCCGGCGTTGCTCGGAGAGTTTGCCGCCGCGGGCTACGACTGCGTCGACAGCGACCCCGACGCACTGGTCGTCGGTTTCGACACCGCGCTGCCGTACGACCGCCTGTGCCGGGCGTCGTACCTGGCGGCCCAGGGACTCCCGTACGTCGCGACCCACCCCGACTTTGTCTGCCCGACCGACCAGCCGACCGTGCTGCCCGACTGCGGCGCTGTCTGCGCGCTGATCAAGGCCGCCGTGGGGCGAGAGCCCGACGCGGTGCCGGGCAAGCCCAACGGGGCCATGCTCCACGGCATCCGGCAGCGCCACGGCCTGACGCCCGCCGAGGTCGCCGTGGTGGGCGACCGGATCTACACCGACGTCCGCATGGGTCGCGACGCCGGCGCACTGGCGATCCTCACCCTGACCGGCGAGGCCGGCGAAGAGGACGTCTCCCGGGCCGCCCCCGAGGCCCGGCCCGACCTTGTCATCCGCGGACTCGACTCGCTAGCCGAGCAGCTCCGCGCCGCTCATCAGACCGCCTAA
- a CDS encoding carboxypeptidase-like regulatory domain-containing protein translates to MSIACLLPFLVGCQKQRGPDYSVLKMSQVTGTVTLDGQPVSGARVEFVEAEKQPPRVCAGETDESGEYTIFRDRNVPGCLPGEMLVKITGESGVDDDSSGGDPLRIPAKYNRKTELRRTVEQNSRHTFDFALESK, encoded by the coding sequence GTGTCGATCGCATGCCTCTTGCCGTTCTTGGTAGGCTGCCAGAAGCAGCGCGGCCCCGACTACAGCGTGCTGAAAATGTCACAGGTGACCGGCACGGTGACGCTTGACGGCCAACCGGTTTCTGGCGCCCGGGTCGAGTTCGTCGAGGCGGAAAAGCAGCCGCCACGTGTCTGCGCCGGCGAAACCGATGAGTCGGGCGAGTACACGATTTTTAGGGATCGGAACGTCCCGGGCTGTTTGCCGGGCGAGATGCTGGTGAAAATCACCGGGGAGTCTGGCGTCGATGACGATTCATCGGGCGGCGACCCGCTCCGCATCCCGGCCAAGTACAACCGAAAGACCGAGCTTCGACGCACGGTTGAGCAGAACAGTCGGCACACCTTCGACTTTGCGCTCGAATCTAAGTAG